The nucleotide sequence CCCGGCGGCCCGAGCATGTCGAGCACGCCGCCCCGCAGCACCATCATGACATCGACGATGTCGAGAATGGTGGTGCGATGGGTGATCACGATGACGGTGGCGCCCTCGCTCTTGGCCTGCAGCAGCGCGATCTTGAGCGCCTCTTCGCCAGGCGCGTCGAGGTTGGCATTGGGCTCGTCGAGCACGAGCAGCGGCGGCCGGCCGAGCAGCGCGCGCGCCAGCGCCAGCCGCTGGCGCTGGCCGCCGGACAGGCCGACGCCGCCGGGACCCAGCCGCGTGTCGTATTGCTTCGGCAGGTCGAGCACCATCTCGTGAATGCCGGCGCGCTTGGCGGCGTCGATGATCTCCTCCGTCGAGGCGTCACCGAAGCGCGCGATGTTCTCGCGCACGGTGCCGGCGAACAGTCCGACGTCCTGCGGCAAATAGCCGACATGGCGGCCGAATTCGAGCGGATCCCAATGGCTGTAATCGAGCCCGCCGAACCGCAACCGTCCGTCGGCCGGCGCGATGGCGCCGACCAGCAGCCGCGCCAGCGTGCTTTTGCCGGAGCCGCTCGGGCCGACGATGCCGAGCGCCTGGCCGCCGCCGAGCTCGAACGTCAGGTCCTTGATGACGGGCTCCTTGCGCGCCGGCAGCAGGCAGCGCAGCTCGCGCACCTCGATGGTGTTGCGCGCCCGCGGCACGATGGTGTGCGGCGGCGTCAGGTCGATGTCGCCGAGCAGCTCGCGCACTTCCGCATAGGCCTCGCGCGCGCCGATGAACTGCTTCCAGGTGCCGACGGCCTGTTCCACCGGCACCAGCGCCCGCCCCATCACGATACTGGCGGCGAAAATGGTGGCCGGCGTTATGGCATGGTCGATGGCAAGCCAGGCGCCGGTGCCGAGCATCAGCGATTGCAGCAGCAGCCGGAAGAAACGGATCGAGGAGGTCATCACCGCGTTCTTGTCGCTGGCCTCGGCCTGCTGCACCAGCATCGATGAGCGCTGGCTCTGCCAGTTGCGCTCCACCGCCGGCTGCATGCCCATCGCGCGGATGACGTCGGCGTGGCGCAGGATATTTTCGGTGAACACGTAGGACTGGTTGCCGGCGGCCTCCGCTTGCTTCATCGGGTCGCGGGTCATCACCTCGTTGAGGCCGGCGAGGCCAAGCAGCAGGATGGCGCCGATGGTCGCGACGATGCCGAGCAGCGGGTGGATGAAGAACAGCAGCAGGAGGTAGATCGGTATCCATGGCAGGTCGAACGCGAAATAGAGGCCTGGACCGGTCACGAAGGTGCGAAACTGGTCGAGGTTGCGCAATTGCTGCGCGCCGCGCGAGGCGCCGCGCTGCGCCGAGCGCACCACCAGCGCCTCGAACACGCGCGCCGACAATTCCATGTCGAGGCGGATGCCGCAGCGAATCAGGATGCAGGAGCGCACCGCGTCGAGCGCCGCCATGGTGAGCAGCGCAATCGCGAGGATCAAAGTGAGAAGGACGAGCGTGGAAACGTTTTCGTTGAGCAGGACACGGTTGTAGACCTGCATCAGATAGAGCGGCGAACTCAGATAGAGCAAGTTGATGGCGCTGGAGAACAGCCCGGCCCAGAGGAAGTGCGGCCACAGCGCGATCAGCGCCTGGCGAACGTCATCGATCCGGCGCCCGGAGGCGACAGAATCATCAAGAGCGGTCAGCGTGCCCGTAGGCATTCGGCGATCACCTTGGGGCGTGGTTGATAATGCGCTGCGCGATCTATTCGTGCAGTGCAGGCGGCCATGACGTGACGTGGGATGCGCTCCCCACGTCACGCATTCTTGAAATGATTTGACTCAACTAAGGTTAGGCGAGCCCGTGGAGCAGGCCGCCGACATCGAGATGGCCGACATCCGCGCTGGCACCGATCAGGGTCGGTGCGGAAACCGAGGTGTCGATACCGTCGAGCCCGGCGGAGAGGTCGATGCTCGGGCTGGTTTCAATCACCGCGCCGAGATCGAGCGTGTGCGACAGGTCCGCCGTGCCGCTGGCGCTGGCAGAGGTGCTGCCGCTAGCGCTGGCGTCGCCAAGGACGCCGGTGGCGGTTCCGAGCAGGCCATCGACGGTACCAAGCAGGTTTCCGAGTAGTGCAGCCATATAGTCAACTCCTATGAAGGTTGGCTGGAATGCGACGAACGTCGCGCTGCACAAAGCCACGGCAGCCGGAAAGGTTGCGGACTCACATGCGGCGTTTTGGTGATGATTTGTTGGGAGCGGAACTTTCCGGTGTTGCCGGTCGAGCGCGGGCCGACCATGATGTGAAGTTCCGGGAAGGTGTTTGGAAGCTCGATGTCGGAAGAAAATGCGGATGTCGCGGTGCTCGGTGCGGGCATCGTCGGCGTATCAACTGCCTATGCCGCGCGAGAGCGCGGGATGTCGGTCGTTCTTATCGATCGGCGCGAGCCGGGCAGCGAGACCTCGTATGGCAATGCCGGCATCATCAGCAGCGGCTCGATAGCGCCGCTCAACAATCCGTCGCTGTGGAAGGCGCTGCCGAAATACCTGACCAATCGCCACGCCGCCTTGCGCTGGAATCCTCGCTGGGCGGTTCAGAACGCAGGCTGGGTCGCGCGGTTCCTGGCCGATTCGGCTGCGTCGCGTTTCAGGCCGCGCGCGGCCGCGCTGCATGGGTTGATCGGCGCATCGGCAAAACTGCACCGGGAATGGATCGTGAAGGCGGAAGCCGGGCACCGCATTCGCGAGACCGGCTGGCTGAAAGCATGGCGCGGCGAAGCGGTTGCAGCGGCGAAACAGGAGCAGGCCTTGCTCGCCGAATATGGTATCGCCAGTGAGCGGCTCGACCGCCAGGCCATCTCCGCGCTCGAGCCTGATATCGTGCCCGTTTACAAAGTAGGCCTGCTGCACACACAGACCGCCTCGGTCGATTCGCCTGGCGCGGTGGTCAGGGCCTATGCGCGGATGTTCGCGGCTGCCGGCGGCGATATCAGGCAGGCGGACGTCAACGCGATTGTGCCGGACGGCGATCGCTGGCGCGTGGTGCTGGCCGATGGCGAGATTTTTGCGCGCCATGTCGTGGTCGCGCTGGGACCGTGGTCCGCTGACATGTTGCGGCCGCTCGGCTATCGCGTGCCGCTTGCCTTCGAACGCGGCTACCATCGTGAATTCAAGCCGAACCCGGCACGCCCGTTGCGGCGTCCGATCTATGACATTGACGGCGGATTCATCATGACGCCGATGGAGCAGGGCATCCGCGTCACCTCGGGCGTCGAACTGACCGGCCGCGATGCGCCTTCCTCGTTCGCCCAGCTCGATCAGGTCGTTCCGCTCGCGCGCGGGGTGGCCGAATTCGGCGATGCCGTCGGCGAAACCTGGCGAGGCTCGCGCCCGACGCTGCCCGACAGCCTGCCGATGATCGGTCCGGCGCCTCGGCATGCCGGCCTGTGGCTTGCTTTCGGTAACCAGCACATCGGCTTCACGACCGGTCCCGCGACCGGCGCCGCCATCGCCGCCATGATCGGCGGCGCGCCGCCGCCTTTCGACGTCACACCGTTCGCGCCGGATCGCTACATCTGACCCGACCAGGGTGGAACACTCTTCGACTCGGTGTCGAAGACGCGTTGCCGCGCCCGACGGCGTCTTCAGTGGTTCCCCGAAGGTCCCCGAAACAACCCCAAACTGCCGGCGTTATCTTGCAGGTTCATCTTGCAGGCTCGTTAGCATCAGGAGACCAGCCATGCAGGTCCAGGAAATCATGACGCCAACGATACGCATCGCGGATCCCAATATGACCATTCGTGACGCCGCAAAGTGCATGAGGGCCGACAACGTTGGCGCCCTGCCGGTCGGCGAAAACGATCGTTTGATCGGTATGGTCACCGACCGGGATATCGTGGTGCGAGCGGTCGCCGAAGCGCGCTCGCCTGGCAATACGACGGTTCGAGAGGTGATGTCCGAAGGCATCTGCTACTGCTTCGGCGATGATGATGCCGAAGCCGCCGCGCAAATCATGGCCACCCATCAAGTGCGGCGCCTGCCTGTTCTCAACCGAAACAAGCGGCTCGTCGGGGTCATCGCGCTGGCCGACCTCGGCCGCTCGGAGGACGAAGCGGCGCAGGGCGCGCTGAAGGACATCTCGCAGCCGACTGCGAAGGAGCGCCGATAAACCCGCACTCGCAACTGTGGAACACCGCTTGCGCGACGGAGTTCAAGGCTCGGGTCAACGCAAGCGGAGACAGCAACGATGGCTGGTAGGCTGGAAAGCAAGATAGCAATCGTGACGGGGGCGGGGACCGGTATTGGCGAAGCCATCGCACACAAATTCGCGAGAGAAGGCGCGAAAGTCGTGGCCGCCGGGTTGCCCGAGGATCCCGTGGATGACGTCGTCCGGGCGATCCGGGGGCGTGGCGGCGTGGCCGAATCCTTTCTCGGCGATCTGGCGGATGAAGTAGACGCCCAGGCCTGCGTCGCTCTGGCGGCGGATGTATTTGGCAAGATCGACATTCTCATTAACAACGCCGGTGTGTTTCCTGAAATCGCCGAATGCCAGGATCATTCCGTCGAGATGTTCGATTATGTTATCCGGAACAACATCCGTTCCGCGTTCCTGATGACCAAGTTCGCGCTGCCGCATCTTCGACGTTCGCGCGGTGTCGTGATCTCGACCGGTTCGGAAGCCGGCGAGATCGGCGAGCCGATGGCGGCGCCCTATGGCGGCTCCAAGGGCTTTCTCCACGCCTTCATGCGCGGCGTCGCCTACGAGCAGGGCAAGTACGGCGTGCGTGCGCTTTGCGTGTGCCCGGGCCCGATCGACACGGCCTGGACGCACAAGGAGACGGGACCAATGGATGCGCAAATGGAAAAGCAGACCGTTGCCGGCACCGTACTCGGCCGGCGCGGCACGCCCGAGGAGATGGCCAATGTATTCGCCTTCGCCGCCTCGGATGAAGCGAGTTTCCTGACGGGAGCCCTGATGTTCGCCGACGGCGGAACTACGATTGCAAAAG is from Bradyrhizobium sp. AZCC 2176 and encodes:
- a CDS encoding type I secretion system permease/ATPase: MPTGTLTALDDSVASGRRIDDVRQALIALWPHFLWAGLFSSAINLLYLSSPLYLMQVYNRVLLNENVSTLVLLTLILAIALLTMAALDAVRSCILIRCGIRLDMELSARVFEALVVRSAQRGASRGAQQLRNLDQFRTFVTGPGLYFAFDLPWIPIYLLLLFFIHPLLGIVATIGAILLLGLAGLNEVMTRDPMKQAEAAGNQSYVFTENILRHADVIRAMGMQPAVERNWQSQRSSMLVQQAEASDKNAVMTSSIRFFRLLLQSLMLGTGAWLAIDHAITPATIFAASIVMGRALVPVEQAVGTWKQFIGAREAYAEVRELLGDIDLTPPHTIVPRARNTIEVRELRCLLPARKEPVIKDLTFELGGGQALGIVGPSGSGKSTLARLLVGAIAPADGRLRFGGLDYSHWDPLEFGRHVGYLPQDVGLFAGTVRENIARFGDASTEEIIDAAKRAGIHEMVLDLPKQYDTRLGPGGVGLSGGQRQRLALARALLGRPPLLVLDEPNANLDAPGEEALKIALLQAKSEGATVIVITHRTTILDIVDVMMVLRGGVLDMLGPPGEVYHALQQAAAGRAS
- a CDS encoding NAD(P)/FAD-dependent oxidoreductase, which codes for MSEENADVAVLGAGIVGVSTAYAARERGMSVVLIDRREPGSETSYGNAGIISSGSIAPLNNPSLWKALPKYLTNRHAALRWNPRWAVQNAGWVARFLADSAASRFRPRAAALHGLIGASAKLHREWIVKAEAGHRIRETGWLKAWRGEAVAAAKQEQALLAEYGIASERLDRQAISALEPDIVPVYKVGLLHTQTASVDSPGAVVRAYARMFAAAGGDIRQADVNAIVPDGDRWRVVLADGEIFARHVVVALGPWSADMLRPLGYRVPLAFERGYHREFKPNPARPLRRPIYDIDGGFIMTPMEQGIRVTSGVELTGRDAPSSFAQLDQVVPLARGVAEFGDAVGETWRGSRPTLPDSLPMIGPAPRHAGLWLAFGNQHIGFTTGPATGAAIAAMIGGAPPPFDVTPFAPDRYI
- a CDS encoding CBS domain-containing protein, which gives rise to MQVQEIMTPTIRIADPNMTIRDAAKCMRADNVGALPVGENDRLIGMVTDRDIVVRAVAEARSPGNTTVREVMSEGICYCFGDDDAEAAAQIMATHQVRRLPVLNRNKRLVGVIALADLGRSEDEAAQGALKDISQPTAKERR
- a CDS encoding SDR family NAD(P)-dependent oxidoreductase, which encodes MAGRLESKIAIVTGAGTGIGEAIAHKFAREGAKVVAAGLPEDPVDDVVRAIRGRGGVAESFLGDLADEVDAQACVALAADVFGKIDILINNAGVFPEIAECQDHSVEMFDYVIRNNIRSAFLMTKFALPHLRRSRGVVISTGSEAGEIGEPMAAPYGGSKGFLHAFMRGVAYEQGKYGVRALCVCPGPIDTAWTHKETGPMDAQMEKQTVAGTVLGRRGTPEEMANVFAFAASDEASFLTGALMFADGGTTIAKGGPGEMAKSFVREQPKPTLDLRHSHDGMKGKPAGNRMH